The following proteins are encoded in a genomic region of Montipora foliosa isolate CH-2021 chromosome 10, ASM3666993v2, whole genome shotgun sequence:
- the LOC137972841 gene encoding uncharacterized protein, with protein sequence MVTEDCHRGKRNLSMAWVDVAKAYDSIDHKWLDDMMILHSFPTWLKNVTSKLSASWNTRIQCKTDKGTETSDVIRFRSGLPQGDALCPRLFTLCMNPVAWILKATEGYKLSRLIRSKITDLLYIDDLKIFAASQTKLATQSHYKFLGVLENIKQEDQLALECASKEYLKRLSVIWTSPLSDVNKVTASNQYALPVLSYLMPAQRWTMSELQRIDREVGKVMVENGRKHPAGSSALLYLPRAVGGRGMKSVETVYKVTKIKTALTIYSSADPSVKLVKNWHENLASKGRHSVLADAVKYAREFGLDLELTKPTATCQVASTGDEISDNEVPDALKKAITSRLQQEVMDQKWQGKITAARWEDQDLSLKECYTWLKGWKAAPTHTIAGIEELHQRLLPTKIYHQKKTGVNTTDDIMCRMCGEKPECLVHVLDGCSVLAQTKYLSRHNAALKIPFFEMLKDMDLIESNPPWYSPVQPKPVYENDKAVAYWDVPVYEESTVVKSNRVDVRIVDKEKKEVLLMEMTCAWIGNRGKMK encoded by the exons ATGGTAACTGAAGACTGCCACCGAGGAAAGAGAAACCTTAGCATGGCTTGGGTGGACGTTGCTAAAGCATATGACTCTATTGACCATAAGTGGCTGGATGACATGATGATATTACACAGTTTCCCCACCTGGCTGAAAAATGTGACAAGCAAATTGAGTGCGAGTTGGAACACCAGAATTCAATGTAAGACCGATAAAGGGACTGAAACATCAGACGTCATCAGATTCAGAAGTGGATTACCCCAAGGGGACGCCCTTTGTCCAAGACTGTTTACCCTGTGTATGAACCCAGTTGCGTGGATATTAAAAGCCACTGAAGGATACAAACTATCAAGACTAATAAGGTCAAAGATCACAGATTTGTTATATATTGACGACCTCAAGATATTTGCAGCTTCACAGACCAAGCTTGCAACA CAAAGCCACTATAAGTTCCTCGGGGTCCTGGAAAACATCAAACAGGAAGACCAACTGGCCCTGGAGTGTGCAAGCAAAGAGTACCTGAAACGGCTCTCTGTGATATGGACCAGCCCACTATCAGATGTCAACAAAGTCACTGCATCGAACCAGTATGCCCTCCCGGTGTTAAGCTACTTGATGCCAGCTCAGCGCTGGACGATGAGCGAGCTACAACGAATTGATAGAGAAGTAGGGAAAGTTATGGTAGAGAATGGACGAAAACACCCAGCAGGATCGTCTGCCTTGTTATATTTACCAAGAGCAGTTGGAGGGAGAGGGATGAAATCTGTTGAGACAGTGTATAAAGTGACTAAGATCAAGACAGCGTTAACGATTTACAGTTCAGCGGACCCGAGTGTTAAGCTTGTAAAGAATTGGCATGAGAATTTAGCAAGTAAAGGACGCCACTCAGTGTTGGCAGATGCAGTGAAGTATGCCAGAGAGTTTGGTCTCGATCTGGAACTAACTAAACCAACCGCAACCTGTCAAGTCGCAAGCACAGGAGACGAGATCAGTGACAACGAAGTACCTGATGCACTGAAGAAAGCCATTACTAGCAGATTACAACAGGAGGTGATGGACCAAAAGTGGCAAGGAAAGATTACCGCTGCTAGATGGGAGGATCAAGACCTAAGTTTGAAAGAATGCTACACGTGGCTGAAAGGATGGAAAGCAGCACCTACACATACAATTGCTGGAATAGAGGAGTTACACCAACGACTTCTCCCGACCAAGATATACCATCAGAAGAAGACTGGAGTCAATACCACAGATGACATAATGTGTAGAATGTGTGGGGAAAAACCAGAATGTCTAGTGCATGTGTTAGACGGATGTAGTGTACTGGCCCAAACAAAGTATCTTAGCAGACATAATGCAGCACTCAAAATACCATTCTTTGAGATGCTGAAAGACATGGATCTGATTGAATCAAACCCTCCATGGTACTCACCCGTGCAACCTAAACCAGTTTACGAAAACGACAAAGCGGTAGCTTATTGGGACGTTCCAGTGTATGAAGAGAGCACAGTTGTCAAATCAAACCGAGTGGATGTGCGTATAGTAGACAAAGAGAAGAAGGAGGTGTTACTCATGGAAATGACGTGTGCCTGGATCGGAAACAGAGGGAAAATGAAGTAG
- the LOC137972843 gene encoding uncharacterized protein encodes MIMSKVLELMEKHCIGQTNVIYERYCFNNRNQETGESFDAYLTALKALAKTCNFGPLKDELIRDRIVCGIRDTGTRKKLLQAAGLTLRRCIDTCRSAETTATQMRAMSGKEDVNALSQRTKQGSRGKNKSRPKFVECKYCGRKHERSRDKCVAFGKECAKCGKGNHLAKVCRQENPSPKKDRKERIHQLGTSPESQDSSDEEYCFTLSLEDSEDHVNNVDSSSFKSKIFATMTVGGQPVRFQVDSGATCNVISKNIVPKECQVTPCTQVLNMFNGTRMQTIGKCRVPLLNPKLNEEHEVDFVVINEACTLLLGSKTVQQMKLVEVHYENIAAVEKENEARGLTMDQISARFHDVFNGEGRLEMTR; translated from the coding sequence ATGATAATGAGCAAGGTTTTAGAGTTAATGGAGAAACACTGCATCGGACAAACCAACGTCATTTACGAGCGTTACTGCTTTAACAACAGGAATCAAGAAACTGGGGAATCATTTGACGCGTATCTTACGGCCCTTAAAGCCCTAGCCAAAACATGCAATTTTGGTCCGCTAAAGGACGAGTTAATTCGAGATAGGATCGTGTGTGGCATTCGCGACACGGGAACGAGAAAAAAACTACTCCAAGCAGCCGGATTAACGCTGCGGCGCTGCATTGACACCTGCCGATCAGCGGAGACAACGGCCACTCAGATGAGGGCCATGAGTGGCAAAGAAGACGTGAATGCGCTCAGTCAGAGAACAAAGCAAGGATCCAGAGGCAAAAACAAGAGCAGACCAAAGTTTGTGGAATGCAAGTACTGTGGCCGGAAACACGAAAGATCGCGTGATAAATGCGTCGCGTTTGGAAAGGAATGCGCGAAATGTGGCAAAGGAAATCACCTGGCGAAAGTATGTAGGCAAGAAAATCCTAGCCCTAAAAAAGATAGGAAGGAACGCATCCATCAATTAGGCACCTCACCAGAGTCGCAGGATTCGAGCGACGAGGAATACTGCTTCACTCTCTCTCTGGAAGACTCAGAAGATCATGTCAACAACGTTGACAGCTCATCTTTTAAATCAAAGATCTTCGCAACGATGACAGTTGGAGGTCAACCGGTTCGCTTTCAAGTTGACAGTGGAGCAACATGCAATGTTATTAGCAAGAATATAGTACCCAAAGAATGTCAGGTCACCCCTTGCACACaagttttaaacatgtttaatgGCACAAGAATGCAAACAATAGGCAAGTGTAGAGTACCTCTATTAAATCCCAAATTAAACGAAGAACACGAAGTGGACTTTGTGGTCATCAATGAGGCGTGTACTCTACTGTTAGGGTCCAAAACAGTTCAGCAAATGAAGCTAGTTGAAGTACATTACGAAAACATCGCCGCAGTTGAAAAGGAAAACGAAGCACGTGGCCTCACAATGGATCAGATTTCAGCCCGATTCCATGATGTTTTCAATGGAGAAGGAAGACTAGAGATGACACGATAG
- the LOC137972840 gene encoding myosin-8-like, whose translation MKGWKKQRNDISKTISKIEKEKRVYEEKVKSVRRSISIAKAELERIKERDENRKELAEECKTISSSTLVNFMEKQKTRLRKLKKSFLRLKKEKEARKLNKQFEMDTGKVYETFNNLIAKDKDNENRPRYTNNLNERQGAEFERFKNIEEASRFWKELWEKDGIGNRNTTWLEGRTAIKSQVPAPPDENDVELDSRKAAGVLKRKKNWSAPGPDKLTNYWWKQAIALHDGITRAFKTIMLNNYDFPGGRTTLIAKPGSFTSDNQRPITCLNTIYKWFTSCLLEPMNHHLDTCMHGMQRHYE comes from the coding sequence ATGAAAGgatggaaaaaacaaaggaatgatATCTccaaaactatttcaaaaatcgaaaaagaaaaacgtgtgTACGAAGAGAAAGTTAAGAGTGTTAGACGGAGTATCTCCATAGCTAAAGCTGAACTCGAAAGAATCAAGGAAAGGgatgaaaacagaaaagaaCTAGCTGAAGAATGTAAGACAATCTCCTCCTCAACTCTTGTTaattttatggaaaaacaaaaaacaaggctaagaaaacttaaaaaatCTTTCCTACGACTGAAGAAGGAAAAGGAGGCAAGGAAATTGAATAAGCAGTTTGAAATGGACACTGGCAAAGTATATGAAACTTTCAACAACTTGATTGCAAAGGATAAAGACAACGAGAATAGACCAAGATATACAAACAACTTAAATGAAAGACAAGGAGCAGAGTTTGAAAGGTTTAAGAACATTGAGGAAGCTAGCAGATTCTGGAAGGAGCTCTGGGAAAAAGATGGGATTGGAAATAGAAATACTACCTGGTTAGAAGGGAGAACAGCCATCAAGAGCCAAGTGCCAGCGCCACCAGACGAGAATGATGTAGAGCTAGATAGCAGAAAGGCAGCAGGAGttttaaagaggaaaaagaacTGGAGCGCCCCTGGGCCAGATAAATTAACTAACTATTGGTGGAAGCAAGCAATAGCTTTACATGACGGCATAACAAGAGCATTTAAAACTATCATGCTTAACAACTATGACTTTCCAGGTGGAAGAACAACGCTGATTGCTAAACCAGGTAGTTTCACTAGTGACAACCAAAGACCGATAACCTGCCTTAACACTATCTACAAGTGGTTCACATCATGCCTATTAGAGCCTATGAATCACCATTTAGACACATGCATGCATGGGATGCAGCGGCACTATGAATAA